The genomic DNA CGAACACGGCCGTAAAAAAGGAAATCAACCGAATCCAGCGAATAAACGTGGCGATGTCCGCTCGCTGATAATAATCTTCAGGAGAACTGAAAAACTCGAAAAACGTCATGGGGGCAAGCAGGACGTTGGGCGTTCCGTCCACCATCACGGCCACTTTACCATCCAGCAACTGGGCAGCTACCATATCAGGGCGTTCGGTGTTGGTAAGCGTCGGAAAAGGAGACCAAATCCGGTCCTGGATGAATTCCTCCACATAAGCGCTTTCCAGCACACTGTCCGTCCGGATGGCTGACAATCTGCCGCGCACTTCCCGGACCAGCGATTCCGGGGCGAGGTTCTCCATGTACACCATAAGCAAAGTCGTCCCGGTTTGATTGCCGATGTTCATTTTATCAAACCGGAGGAATGGGTTGCGGATTCTTTTGCGGACAAGCCCCACATTGGTCAGAATGCTTTCCGTAAAGCCTTCGTGCGGCCCGCGAATGGTCGATTCCGACTTCGGTTCTTCAATGGAGCGTTGTTTGGATTCGGTCACATTGATGAGACAAACGCGCTCCCTTGCAAAATCGGTTAGTGCGCAATGGCCTGCAAGGAGTGCTTTTACGGCATGTTCCCGCAACTGTTCATATGGATCGGAAAAGGAAAATTCGCGCAAAAAACCGCTTTCGGCGGAACGAGGCGCTTCCCCTTCGGAAAACGTATTTTCCGTGAACGATTTCAAAATGTATTCGTCAATCGTTTTTTTATTGACCATCGATTCCAGATATACGCACTGCACGGTTTGTTCCCCTTGGACAAACAAGGATCGGCAGACCAAGTCCGGGGGTAACCCGAGGGCTGATTGAATGTCTCCGAAAAAATCATTCTTGATCGATTGATTTTGCTTTTTTCTTGCCATCGACGAACCTCCAGATTCTCACATCTCATCATTATCATTATTTCCTATTGGGTGGATTCTTATTCCATTGGCAGTTATGCTGTTGCAAATTATCGTGTGGTGAAATCAAGATTCGGTTACGACATTACTAAGTTATTCGATCAATGAGGATATCTAGTACATGACCGCAACTGCTGCAGTATTCTTGAACATACTTCCCGTACTTGCTGGCATGAAGGAAGAAGCAGGCTATTATAGATTCGCTCGCAGCATTCGCCAAAGTTGGATGATCTAACGTAAATACGACTCTCTTATTCATGATTTATAGATTATCGATTAGAAAAAAAGAGGGTCGCCCGTTGACCTCATATTTGTGCACCGTCTGCAAAAACAGGCAGAACAATTCGGCTTTGCGGATCGCGTGACTATTCTGTTTGTAAACGAACTCCCCTAGTCCGTCGAGAACGAAAATGGGGTCGTGGTACGGGGCCGATTTGAAGACAGGAAGGTGTGCGCATGGACAACCCGAGGCGGCTGTTTCCGTCGGTCTAACGCCCGCGGGCGCTCCGGCGTTAACAATCGGATCGGCAAGGCGAATTTGATCGTATCCCTCAACATGGGCGCACACTCGCGCGAATTTTATTTGGGCCTTGCGATCATGTACTGACTCTTCTCTATCTGCTTCCCCGCCATCTACGGCGGTGACTCTGTCAGATCGTCGTGGATTTAACGGAACGACTGCCGATTGTCATCGGAAAAGCTACCGGTTTTACTGGCAGGTTTGGGTGGACAGTATCATGTTTGATGGGGCTCGTGACTGCCTCGATAACCGTAAGCATCGTTCTCGCCCCTGAAGTTCCTCAGCTGACTTCCTCTTTTTCTGAAATACAGCTGTCTTAACAAAAATTTAACAACAGATCAAATACACTGTGGTTAAGTAGTCGGGGAAAAGAAAAAATGAGGTGAAAAAAATGAGAATGAAACGTTTTTTAATTACGGCTGTTTTGTTGATAACCGTGTTGCCCATGACCGCATTTGCCTTGGCAAATGATGCGCTGCCAGTAACGATTCAAACGAGTGATGTTGTTTCGAAGTCAGAGGATATTTCGGGTCAGTCTTCTGGAGCTGTTACAGTAAATCAACAAGCAATTTCTCAAGTGAATGACACAAACCCAACTTCAAGTGATGTCACTGTGGACGGGCAGCCGGTACACAAAATTCAACTATCAGAGGAAAACATCATTGAATTGAATCTTGGGGATTCTGACGATGTTGGTGTACAGGCTACCTATCCGGTTAACTTCAACTTGCCGGGATCATCACTTGCCACAATAAGTGATGGGTCTGGAAACCCGTGGTATTTGACTCGGAACGAAGAGGTTACCATATCGTTGACATGGCTGCCTCGGGACGCTACACTTCGAGTTGGTTTAATCGACTCGGACAATACCTTTTTTTATGTGAACTTTACAGGCGGTGCCGATAGTCGAACTTTTGTTGTGAATGTCGCTGACAACTATCGAGTGGGGATTTACAATACGGATACCCATCAAGTGACAGTCACTGGAAATATCACGATCTAAACATAAACCATTCCCCGACTACGACGTTTTATTGAGAGGTGAGCTAAAGATGCGGATGTTGGTGATCGAAGATGAACAAGATTTGGCGAGTGCGATCAAAAAAGGATTGGAAATGGAAGGATTTGCGGTAGACATTGCATTAGATGGAGAAGAAGGCTGTCACCTGGCGGAAATCCATGCCTACGATATCATCATCTTGGATTTAAACTTGCCAGATAGGGATGGGCTAGATGTGCTGCAACACATACGACATCTTTCCAAACAAATCAGAGTGCTGATTCTAACAGCGCTTTCTGATACATCTTCTCGTGTGAAAGGATTGAATTTGGGAGCTGACGATTATCTTGGTAAACCATTTGATTTTGAAGAACTGAAAGCAAGAATACGCGCCTTATTGAGACGTGATCTTTTACGAGAAAGCCCGCTGCTCACCTATGGCCCTATCGAGTTGAATCCGATCACGATGACAGCAACTTGTGCTGGGCAACAGCTGACCCTTACTCGTAAGGAGTTTGCCTTATTACAGTATTTTTTATCTCATCCTGATCGAGTTGTCTCGTCCGAAGAATTGGTTGAACATGTGTGGGATCAGCATGCGGACCCTTTTTCCAATTCCGTCAGGGTACATATTACGACTTTGCGTAGTAAGATAAGATCCGTTATCCATGCAAACTTTTTGAATACGGTGCCAGGGTACGGCTATCGACTGAACAAACAAATTGAGAGGTTATCAAAATGATGAAAAGCAAGCGGCTCACATTGGCGGGAAGAATCGTGTTGTGGAACCTGGGTTTAATCATATTAACAGGCGTGTTTCTGTTGGTTTCGCTCAATGTTTTTGTTCAAATTATGCTTCCTGCTGTTCATGTGAAGCCCAATGATATGCTACTTCAACAAGATCATGAAGTGATCGTACCCACCATTGAAGTGAATCAGGTAAACGAAGAGGGGATGCTCAGATCGGATGTAAGCTTTTCATCTGAATTGATTGCATTTAAAGGACAAGTTCTCCTTTTTTCGCTGATCTGCCTGCTCATCATGATTATATTAGGTGGGGTCGGGGCGTTTTATCTCTCCAAAAGAAGTCTGTGGCCGGTGCGTTTATTGAGTGAACGACTTATGAAAATCAATGCCAATGATTTGTCCGTGCAGCTTCCTGTTAAGGAACTGCCCAATGATGAATTGAAAGAATTAACGGAATCGTTCAATACCATGCTGAAAAAATTAGAACATGCCTTCCAGCAGCAAGAACGTTTTATGGCCAATGCCGCTCATGAATTTAGAACTCCCTTGACGATTTTGAAGACGAATCTGGAAGTCTTGAGGAGTGATCCATCCGCAACTTTGGCAGATTATCGGCAGCTCTCGGACATTTTTGAAAAGACGTTAAAACGAATGAATCATATGGTCAATGAACTGCTCGTTCTGGCTAAAAATCAAGACCCGGATAAGGATGTGATTGAAGTGGGTTCACTGATCCGTAAAGTCGTGAGTGAATTAAACGATTTAGCTTTGGCACAAACAATTTCTATTGAAATCCACATCCATCCTGATGTTGAGATATACGGGAACGATATTTTAGTCCAGAGAGCCATTAGCAACCTGGTCGAGAACGCCATTATGTACAACAAGCCACAAGGAAAAGTGATCATCACATGTGCAAGTCAAGAAGGAGAGTGTTTCATTTCTATCATGGACACCGGAGATGGCATAGATGAAAAACACATTCCGTTTATCTTTGAACCGTTTTACAGAACTTCGGAAGGTAGAACGAAGAACAAGGCAGGTACAGGGCTAGGTCTATCCATAGCGTTATCCATTATTAAAAAGCATGAGGGAACGATTGAATACAGTCGTGAGCAAACGACGAAAGGCTTTATCGTCCGCCTTCCTGTCATCGACTAGCGGAAAGATGTACTCCATTATATTTCATGTTAATAGTACCCCCAGCATTGTCGATCGAAGATGCTCCGATAAGGCCCTACATAAATAAAAGTTTTTTGGTAAAATAATAGAAAAAATGTTCATATCTTATGACGGTTGCCAAATAAGGGAGGGGGGCAAGCCATGATCATAGCCACGAAACTGCATATTCCTCGATCGCGAAGCTCGCTTGTTGTGCGTTCCCGTCTCACCCGGCGTTTGCATGAAGGGTTAGATCGCACGCTTACTTTGATCTCAGCTCCAGCCGGGTATGGCAAAACGACATTGCTCGGCGAATGGGTGATGACGCTGGAAAATCCCGTCGCCTGGGTCTCGCTTGATCAAGGGGATAATGATCGCACGCGCTTCTGGGCACATACCATTGCAGCGTTAAAACAAGCTTATCCGTCTTTTGACCAACAGGACGTCCTTCGTCATGCCGCAGAAGATCCATCGGGTGTGTCACTGATTGCTGCGCTCATCAACGGGCTACATCGCATTTCACACACGATGGTGCTCGTATGGGATGACTTTCATCATATCGAAGAAACGTCCATCTTGCAGGGCGTCACTTATCTGCTGGAACGTTTACCACTACATGTCCATCTCTATCTTGCAAGCCGAAATTCTCCAGCGCTTCCTCTTTCCAGACTACGAGCAGAAAATAGGCTGATCTCGTTGGAGGCGAGCGATCTCCGGTTTGTGCCGGACGAAACGACTGAATTTTTTGCGAAGTGCGGTGGTATACAATTATCCAATGAAGATGTGGCGACCGTACAAAAAAAGACAGAGGGTTGGGCAGTGGCGATGCGACTGGCGGTCTTGTCAATGCACGAACATACCGATCCCGTATCTCTAATCCGGAAGATGGCGGGGACGGAACGTGATATATCGGATTACTTCTTTGATGAGGTGTTAGCCCGACAATCCGCAACGATGCAGCAATTTTTACTCTATACTTCCATTTTGGACCGGATGAAGGGCGAACTTTGTCAAGCGGTAACCGGTATAGCCGAAAGTCATGCGTATCTGCAACAATTAGACAAGGAAAGCTTGTTTCTTGTAGCTTTGGACGAGTGGCGGGAGTGGTACAGGTATCATCATTTATTCCGGCAATTTTTGACGGCGCAGTTGAAAATGCGCGAGCCGCGGCAATGGCAAACACTTCACATGACAGCGGGAAAATGGTTGGAAGAGAACGGTTATCCGCATGAAGCGGTAGATCATTACCTTGCGGCTGCCGATTATGAACATGCGCTATCATTGATAGAGGTGATGACACCGGAGCTGATGACCAATGAATGGACGACGCTTTGCAAGTGGTTAAACGCAATTCCCGACACGCTGTTATTTGCCAGACCGATGATGCTGTTGACAAAACTCGCTTCCCAGTACTTGTCCGGGCATGTCGAAGCGGCCACTGACGGGTATTGGCAAGCGGTTCGCAGGCTAGAAGAGGACACAGATCCCCTTCCTCCTGAAGAAGCCGAAACATTGCAAGCCGGACTCGCTTTTCTGGCTGCATTTCGCACGTTTTTGGATCGTGATTTTGAATATGCCGTTCAATTTTCACATGAATATGTCGAGAAGCATCCGGAAGGCGATTTCTTCATTGAGTTTGGGAGCGACGTGGATGGCTATCATCCGGTGTGGGATATCTACGTGTCGGATGACAGCCTTCGATTGGCGGAGCAGGTGTTAACGTCCTTGCTGTCGATTTGGTCTGAAACCCGAAATGTCTATTTTGTTGCTCATCTTTATATCGACTTAGGCAAAATGCAGTACGAACGAAATCGCTTGGTCGAAGCGGAAAAGCTGATGCGCCAAGCCTATGATATTGGAAGATTGCATGATCATCGAAGCTTGGCGACCATCGCAGCGCTCTGGCTTGCCCGCATTGCCACCGTACAAGGAGACGAGGCGACGTCAAAGCACATATTACGCGAGCTAACCCAACAAACATCCAAGATAGCGAATTCGCGTTTGTCCGGGAAAATCGCCTCGTTTCGCGCCATGCTGGGCAGGATGCATAGAGAAGAGAAACCGGTGAGACAATGGCTGAGAAAGAGCCGCTTGCGATTCCGTGATGAAATTCCGGTATCCATGATCAAGGAATACGATTTACTGGCCTCTATATTGGCGGAGCAAGGAAAAATGGAAGAAGCCGCAGCATTGACG from Paenibacillus woosongensis includes the following:
- a CDS encoding spore germination protein; translated protein: MARKKQNQSIKNDFFGDIQSALGLPPDLVCRSLFVQGEQTVQCVYLESMVNKKTIDEYILKSFTENTFSEGEAPRSAESGFLREFSFSDPYEQLREHAVKALLAGHCALTDFARERVCLINVTESKQRSIEEPKSESTIRGPHEGFTESILTNVGLVRKRIRNPFLRFDKMNIGNQTGTTLLMVYMENLAPESLVREVRGRLSAIRTDSVLESAYVEEFIQDRIWSPFPTLTNTERPDMVAAQLLDGKVAVMVDGTPNVLLAPMTFFEFFSSPEDYYQRADIATFIRWIRLISFFTAVFVPSLYVAATTFQQELIPTQLLISLSAQREGVPFPAIFEVLLMEVVFEIIREAGLRMPRAVGQALSIVGAIVLGQAAVEAGLISAAIVIVVAITGITNFVVPVYSFGMSQRLLRFSFVLLAGFMGLFGILCGALFLVAHLVSLKSFGVPYFTPASPSIGTDWKDVLVRLPRPWLNPNGLPGYIRNMKRKSNLEDQT
- a CDS encoding response regulator transcription factor; this translates as MRMLVIEDEQDLASAIKKGLEMEGFAVDIALDGEEGCHLAEIHAYDIIILDLNLPDRDGLDVLQHIRHLSKQIRVLILTALSDTSSRVKGLNLGADDYLGKPFDFEELKARIRALLRRDLLRESPLLTYGPIELNPITMTATCAGQQLTLTRKEFALLQYFLSHPDRVVSSEELVEHVWDQHADPFSNSVRVHITTLRSKIRSVIHANFLNTVPGYGYRLNKQIERLSK
- a CDS encoding sensor histidine kinase — its product is MMKSKRLTLAGRIVLWNLGLIILTGVFLLVSLNVFVQIMLPAVHVKPNDMLLQQDHEVIVPTIEVNQVNEEGMLRSDVSFSSELIAFKGQVLLFSLICLLIMIILGGVGAFYLSKRSLWPVRLLSERLMKINANDLSVQLPVKELPNDELKELTESFNTMLKKLEHAFQQQERFMANAAHEFRTPLTILKTNLEVLRSDPSATLADYRQLSDIFEKTLKRMNHMVNELLVLAKNQDPDKDVIEVGSLIRKVVSELNDLALAQTISIEIHIHPDVEIYGNDILVQRAISNLVENAIMYNKPQGKVIITCASQEGECFISIMDTGDGIDEKHIPFIFEPFYRTSEGRTKNKAGTGLGLSIALSIIKKHEGTIEYSREQTTKGFIVRLPVID
- a CDS encoding LuxR C-terminal-related transcriptional regulator; translation: MIIATKLHIPRSRSSLVVRSRLTRRLHEGLDRTLTLISAPAGYGKTTLLGEWVMTLENPVAWVSLDQGDNDRTRFWAHTIAALKQAYPSFDQQDVLRHAAEDPSGVSLIAALINGLHRISHTMVLVWDDFHHIEETSILQGVTYLLERLPLHVHLYLASRNSPALPLSRLRAENRLISLEASDLRFVPDETTEFFAKCGGIQLSNEDVATVQKKTEGWAVAMRLAVLSMHEHTDPVSLIRKMAGTERDISDYFFDEVLARQSATMQQFLLYTSILDRMKGELCQAVTGIAESHAYLQQLDKESLFLVALDEWREWYRYHHLFRQFLTAQLKMREPRQWQTLHMTAGKWLEENGYPHEAVDHYLAAADYEHALSLIEVMTPELMTNEWTTLCKWLNAIPDTLLFARPMMLLTKLASQYLSGHVEAATDGYWQAVRRLEEDTDPLPPEEAETLQAGLAFLAAFRTFLDRDFEYAVQFSHEYVEKHPEGDFFIEFGSDVDGYHPVWDIYVSDDSLRLAEQVLTSLLSIWSETRNVYFVAHLYIDLGKMQYERNRLVEAEKLMRQAYDIGRLHDHRSLATIAALWLARIATVQGDEATSKHILRELTQQTSKIANSRLSGKIASFRAMLGRMHREEKPVRQWLRKSRLRFRDEIPVSMIKEYDLLASILAEQGKMEEAAALTERLLQLSIEEGRQSDRIRLLVHKSMILSLQGKISDSMDVLEEALALARPEGYIRTFVDEGASLGQLLDQYIRLRQNQLRRPSHKVPLSYVKRLRRLIPLAEREAGTPHDRTLAALTAREQSVLRLMETGMSNKEIALKLNVSLATVKTHINNIYCKLQSKNRLQALERARTLQLF